Part of the Labrus bergylta chromosome 19, fLabBer1.1, whole genome shotgun sequence genome, gtgtgtatttttctttaaataacttAATAATCCAGCTTGATTTTGCACGTTATATTTCCACTCGTtgggtatttaaaaaaaaatgcttttaagcAAACTGTGGTCAGATTGATGGACTCTGTGCTTTGTGTTTGGATTAACAACAGTTTACACAGTTTGATCCTCGGAAAAATATCTGAACAGTATGTTTTCAGTGTTGCGTTCTAAATCTGTCTCTTTTTCATACTTTCAGGCCTCGTACGGGGCACCGATGGAGGCAGCAGTGAGGAAACACACATCTGTGACAAATGCTGTGCTGAGTTCTTCACATGGACTGAACTGAGTAAACACCAGAAAGTCTGCACTGAGGACTCCTTAGTGCTGATAGTAAAGGACAATAACAGGGGTCCAGATCCAGGGGCATCTCCTATCGGACCCTCTCCGGCTCCCAGTGTGGCGTCTAGTGACTCGTCTGTGGCAGAGTCCACAGATGCCGGCTTTGAGCTGGGGGAGACAATGCTGAATGACAATGACAGTCTGGATAATTTAGAGGAAGGCATTGATCGGGATGAAGCCATGGAGCATGAGCATTGCCGACCGGACGACTACAACGCACCCTCAAGCCCCCAGCCTCCTGATTCAGCGGAGTCCATTTCCCCCCAAATGTCGACTGCTGGCAGCTACAGCATGCCGAGTACGAACGTGACTCTGGAGATTCTACACAGCACGAGGGTGGCTGTCGCCCAGTTCTCGCAGGGGATAGACAGTTGTGGTACTGGAGGGAAGGCTGCCTCAGCTGCCATCCCCGTGATCCTGGAGCACCTGCTGGCTCTGCAGCAACAACAGGTCCACCAGCTGCAGCTTATTGAGCAGATCTGCAACCAAGTAGCCGTCATGAACAGGCAACCAACACAGGTGGCGTTAAACCCGGTGTCCAggtctctgtctctgacatCTAACCCTTTTTCTTCTCAAGGCATCATCCCTCCTCCCATCCTGCCTCTGTCAGGTACAATGCCCTCGTCCGTCAATGGACAGGctgctgtttctttgtcttctgGCCTTGAAAAGTCACAAAGTCTCCAACCACAAACTGTATCTGGACAATCCTCCTTCAGAGATGTAACATGCACCTCAGCCTCCTCAGAGAATTCAACCCCGCctctctccagcagcagcatctcCACGTTACTCCCTCCGTACACAGgctcacacagcagcagcattagTGGTACTCAGACGCTAAGCTCCTCCAGCCCCCTCCCAATGGGCCAGAGCAGCCTCCTCAGCTCATCCTCCAGCTTGCCATTTCTACCTCAGAGCCCTCCCAGCAGCGTCATCTTCCCAAATCCCTTGGCTAGCATTGCCGCCACAGCTAATGCACTTGACCCTCTTGCAGCCCTGATGAAGCACAGGAAAGGGAAACTGCCAAACGTGTCCTTGTTCGAAACCAAGCCCAGCCCAGAGGAGCCTTTCTTCAAGCATAAATGCAGGTTCTGTGCCAAAGTGTTTGGCAGCGACAGCGCTCTGCAGATCCACCTGCGCTCCCATACAGGAGAGCGGCCCTTCAAATGTAACATCTGCGGCAATCGCTTCTCCACAAAAGGGAACTTGAAGGTACACTTCCAGAGACACAAGGAGAAGTATCCTCACGTCCAGATGAACCCCTACCCGGTGCCAGAATATCTAGACAATGTGCCAACCACTACTGGGATTCCCTACGGTATGTCCATCCCTCCAGAAAAACCTGGCTCCTCATGGCTTGATAGCAAACCTGTTGTAGCAACTTTACCAGCCTCTATGGGTCTTCCACTTTCCTCCACTATTACTAGTACTGGAGGCTCAAATGACCCTGTAAGTGTAACTCCATCCGTTAAATCTCCCTTCCAGCCATCTCCTTTTGAATGTTTATCTTTGTCACCTAAACACAGAGGCAGTGAGGCtcatttttctcctgtttcagaGTCTCCGCTATCTAACCGTGAGACAGAAGCAGCCAATATATTAAAAGCAGAGGGGGTCCACTTGCCCCAAACCTGCTCCCTGAGACCAAGAGGCAACCCAGCAACGGAGGCAACCAGCACTACGATCCCAGTAGGGGCCACCACACCCGAACCTGTCTCCTCAGCATCCCCTGTCTCGAACTCTCCACCTATCTCAATCCACTCAGACGAAATCAAACTCCCAACCAGTAGCCCCCTGGACTCTATGCAAGCATCCGAAACCTCAAAGCTTCAGCAGCTGGTGGAGAACATCGACAAAAAGATCACAGACCCCAACCAGTGCGTCCTGTGTCACCGTGTCCTCAGCTGCCAGAGCGCGCTGAAGATGCACTACCGCATTCACACTGGGGAAAGGCCCTTCAAGTGTAAAGTCTGTGGCAGGGCTTTCACCACCAAAGGCAACTTGAAGGCTCATATTGGTGTTCACAGAGAGAACCCTCCCGTTCAGGTGCAACACTCCTGCCCTATTTGCCAGAAAAAGTTCACCAACGCTGTTGTCCTGCAGCAGCACATCCGCATGCACATGGTGGGGCAGATTCCAGACTCTACCCTGGTGGACAGGCTGCAGGACAAGGACAGCGAGTTCTCCATCAATGAGAGAAACTTTGACAGTCTAAGCAGCAATAGCAATGACCTCACTGACGATATTTCAATGGAGGAAGTTaacgaggaagaagaagacgaggtaGAAACCATGGTGGAAGGTGTAAACCCGTCTAAACCCTTGATCTCCGATTGGAGTTCCCCTCCTAAGTCTTCCGCCATTATCTCAAGTATTGCTGCTCTTGAGAACCAAATGAGGATGATTGACTCTACTGTAAGCTTTACCCACTCTTTTGGTATAAAATCTCTAACAAATGGTTTTGGTGATGATAGCAGCAAATTCAGTGTTTATTCATCTGAGAAAAGGACGGACCATTGCAGCGCAAAAAGCCCAAATGGGTCAGAGTCGTCCTGTTCCCCCCATGTGTCCGCGTCTCTGATTGAAAACAACTCAGAAGGACCAACCACTAAATCCCCTGCTGAGAACAAGACCAGGCCAGAATACCATGAGCCTCTGGCAGCCTCAGTGAAGAGAGAGCAATCTGAGTCTCCTACCTCTGCATCAGGAGCTGCAGCGGCCCAAGAGCTGAAAGGAATGGAGACCGGCCATCTGAGTGTGAAAGAGGAGACTCCTTACAGCATGTCATTCCAACTGAGCAGAGAAAGAGGTAGGTTGGCAatccttttgttttaaaaaagtgttctttcttttttttggacattGAAATAGTCTCATATGGATTTTCTTTTCGGCTGCAGGTCAAAGCATCCCTGGCTTGGTAACCAGCCCACTATCAGGCATGATAAAAACCGAGCTCAACGGTCACAGTCAACCAAGCACCCCGTCCGAAGGGCCGCACCCACTTTTCAGCGTCCACATCCCTCCGACTTACGCACCAATCGGCAGCCCAGGAATGACCTCCCTGCTCGGCCCCGTTCATCCTCGACGGACACCAAAGCAGCACAACTGCAACGCCTGTGGGAAGAACTTCTCGTCAGCCAGCGCCCTGCAGATCCACGAGCGCACACACACCGGAGAGAAACCGTTTGTGTGCTCCATCTGCGGCAGAGCGTTCACCACCAAAGGCAATCTGAAGGTAGATGAAGTTTTACTCAGCTGTGATCTCTGTGATTTAAGATGAGAGATTTGCTGGCACCTCCCTATGCTTGTAGAGTAATGAGGCactttcacaaaaacaaaaaagtaaagcCAGTTCGTAATATGAAACAATCCTAACACTGAAACCTTCTACATAGGATCCATGGCATTTCATCATTTCCTGTTAGTATTTTAGCACCACATCAGTACTGTGATTAATTGTTTAGGTATTTTATCttctctgtaaaaaaacaaagaaaccaaaaaagAGTGAATTCCCCGAGgactttttaatcttttttgcaCGCTTTGCATGTCTGCTTTTAATCACAGCATTTGTGAGCTATTTTCTCATTGATTTGTCATactgtttattttctctttaatcaAGTCCTTGTGTAATAATGTCATAAAACACTAAAAGAAATCCAAATCCCCAAAGCCCTTTCCAACAGGAAACAGGcccacaaccttttttttttttttttttagttaggTCTCACACAAAAGctattctttgtgttttggaaGCTTGAATCAGTATGTGCTCGGTAATTTTGCATAcagaaatcacagaaaaaatattgatttattgtCAAAATTGTTGCTGATTTAATTAATGGATGCCAAATTCTTTATCACATGATGAAGCACTTCTGCTCTGCATCAGTATTGCATCCAAAAACCCTACAAGGGTTAGGAGTTATAGCTATACTATTGTCAGAAGTTGTAAACACAGACCTCCATGAAATTTGTCaatttgaaaaatgatgcaTTCTTTGTTAAGACTTATGAATGAGGATATATCTTAGGAAGAGCAGAGTTCAGTATTGTGAGACAAATCAcagctttttaaatgtcaatttGTGCAATCCATGCCAAACAGGTTGAACAGTTTGAAATAAAGGCATCCACTAAATCTAAAATCTTATTTGTAATTGTCAGGTTCATATGGGAACTCACATGTGGAACAACGCACCAGCCAGGAGAGGCCGGCGGCTGTCGGTGGAGAACCCCATGGCCCTGCTGGGGGGAGAGGCGATGAAGTTTGGGGAAATGTTTCAGAAGGACCTGGCAGCCCGAGCGATGAACGTCGACACTGGATTTTGGAACCGTTATGCGACAGCCATCGCCAATAGCCTGGCCGCGAAAAACAACGAGATCTCAGTGATCCAGAACAGAGGCATCTCTCAGCTTCACCCTCTCACTGCAGGCATGGACCGGATGAGCACCGCAGGAAGTCCGATGACCAGTCGAACCAAGACAGGCATGGACCTGGGGAATAATAGACATTTTTCTATGCTGATTGACAACAGCAAAGACATTGGAATCAATTGAACAGAAGCTGGACGGTGACTTGATACTTATGCAATCTATGATGGACGTGTTTGTAAAACGCCTTGTTTGTTCTTATGTATTATATAGAGACTTAAAAAGAACTTTTTATCAATTGACAGAGAATAGAAGGGTATTCACATTTCGCTATTTTACTTCGCCATCatttgtgagtgtttttttttttttatctacacattaaatgtttaacttgTACCTGAAGATTCCTACGGTGCTTAGACGTATGGTTGCTCTGAAGAAGGGAACATATGTTTGAATCAATAATGCAAAGAGTCTGCTATCTCCCCTGGACAGCTGCCCAATGCTGCTGGTGCAAAGCACAAAATATGCTCATAAATACCCACAACTATGAGTTGCAATGTTGTCATGTTATGTTGAGAAATTGTCTTCTTAAACAAGAGATGGACCGAATAAAACCTAGAACAATCTCTgtacatgttttaatttatttcctgTCTGTTAAAACACTGATCACAGCTTTCTGGTCTTGATGTTTTTGGAGAAGAAACTTCATTGTATGAGTTAAAACAGCAAGACAAACGTAAATGGACATACGAACAAATATggcaaaatgtatgaaaaatattttaaaaaatgaaaatagctGCACAGGAGATAATGGAGCGTGCACATTTTTTAACGAGAGATGTGCAAATGTCTGCTGTATGTGAagtttaaagcttctgtgaggatttttttgCAGGTTGTGAAACAGACTATAAATAATTTTGATGCCTTTTTATAGGCTATACAAGCAAACTACACTGTGAGAATAAAATATTGattatctattttatttatttttcatgcaggAAACTGCTGCCAGATGGTAGGTGTCAGACATGAAGATTTACATCAGCTTGAAAAAAAACGTTTCAACATTGAATAGTCTTGATTAGGGACATGATTGAATATTATAAGAAATCaggatgagatttattttgttaaaaaaacaacacttacaAATTTTAAGAACTATATCAACTTAAAGGTAAGAGGTTTCATTTTGTCCACAAGGGGCAGCAGACTTAACACGAACTAAGAGCTCTCCACAGGAGCGTCAAAGAATATGTTCCCATGACATTATTCATTATTAGCAGAACATTATTAGCAGATCTGTTTAATAGAAGTCTATGTAGACtaataaagcattaaaaaataGGGTCCAACAAACGAAACAAAGTGCATTTATTGCACACTAATCCTGATTTGTTGTTAATCCGTTATGCCCTGTTGTCAGGTGAAAGACTCTTCAAGTTAAAGCATAACTCAAAACAATAATAGTATTGTTAGTATTCTAAAATGAATCCTATTTATAATGGCAATACTATTAACATGTTTTAACTTATCTCTCTACATTATCTATATCATCCCTACAGATAGgactatgtaaaaaaaaaatgtttttaactgggCTAACCATTTCTTTGGGTGGTTTTAGAAAGTCAGGGTGTTACAGATTAattgagatttatttaaaatggcCTGAAGTTAAAAACTCGTTAAGccattttgatatattttttactttttaggacttcaggggctctgtATTAATGGGTGACTACAGGGACAACggtgaaatatttaaaacatccTACATATCAAAGAGAAAACCATTGACCCCTTGTTAGTTTTTCATACTTTTAATATCACACCATgcttattatatatatataatggaATATCTGCTATAGGCTTAATCTGTTTTCACCAGCGTGGGGCCAATTGGTAGTTATCTAATTTATGTAGCCTATAGATGAACACAATATGCGACTCAACATAaatttacaattgtattttcaCCAATCAAACAAAGCGTCACGGTCTAATTTCTTCATAAACTAGTCaacaaatgaacattttaacGCTCATTGACAGTGACAGCGATAACTTTCTGTTAATTGTGCTGCCTTCAGAAACCTCTG contains:
- the sall3b gene encoding sal-like protein 3b; translation: MSRRKQAKPKHLQSEEEATRSGLLCTNGLVRGTDGGSSEETHICDKCCAEFFTWTELSKHQKVCTEDSLVLIVKDNNRGPDPGASPIGPSPAPSVASSDSSVAESTDAGFELGETMLNDNDSLDNLEEGIDRDEAMEHEHCRPDDYNAPSSPQPPDSAESISPQMSTAGSYSMPSTNVTLEILHSTRVAVAQFSQGIDSCGTGGKAASAAIPVILEHLLALQQQQVHQLQLIEQICNQVAVMNRQPTQVALNPVSRSLSLTSNPFSSQGIIPPPILPLSGTMPSSVNGQAAVSLSSGLEKSQSLQPQTVSGQSSFRDVTCTSASSENSTPPLSSSSISTLLPPYTGSHSSSISGTQTLSSSSPLPMGQSSLLSSSSSLPFLPQSPPSSVIFPNPLASIAATANALDPLAALMKHRKGKLPNVSLFETKPSPEEPFFKHKCRFCAKVFGSDSALQIHLRSHTGERPFKCNICGNRFSTKGNLKVHFQRHKEKYPHVQMNPYPVPEYLDNVPTTTGIPYGMSIPPEKPGSSWLDSKPVVATLPASMGLPLSSTITSTGGSNDPVSVTPSVKSPFQPSPFECLSLSPKHRGSEAHFSPVSESPLSNRETEAANILKAEGVHLPQTCSLRPRGNPATEATSTTIPVGATTPEPVSSASPVSNSPPISIHSDEIKLPTSSPLDSMQASETSKLQQLVENIDKKITDPNQCVLCHRVLSCQSALKMHYRIHTGERPFKCKVCGRAFTTKGNLKAHIGVHRENPPVQVQHSCPICQKKFTNAVVLQQHIRMHMVGQIPDSTLVDRLQDKDSEFSINERNFDSLSSNSNDLTDDISMEEVNEEEEDEVETMVEGVNPSKPLISDWSSPPKSSAIISSIAALENQMRMIDSTVSFTHSFGIKSLTNGFGDDSSKFSVYSSEKRTDHCSAKSPNGSESSCSPHVSASLIENNSEGPTTKSPAENKTRPEYHEPLAASVKREQSESPTSASGAAAAQELKGMETGHLSVKEETPYSMSFQLSRERGQSIPGLVTSPLSGMIKTELNGHSQPSTPSEGPHPLFSVHIPPTYAPIGSPGMTSLLGPVHPRRTPKQHNCNACGKNFSSASALQIHERTHTGEKPFVCSICGRAFTTKGNLKVHMGTHMWNNAPARRGRRLSVENPMALLGGEAMKFGEMFQKDLAARAMNVDTGFWNRYATAIANSLAAKNNEISVIQNRGISQLHPLTAGMDRMSTAGSPMTSRTKTGMDLGNNRHFSMLIDNSKDIGIN